The following coding sequences are from one Prochlorococcus sp. MIT 0604 window:
- the hisH gene encoding imidazole glycerol phosphate synthase subunit HisH, with amino-acid sequence MHKIGLIDYGMGNIHSVTKSLESLGEEIILIKNFNDSKLCKAIILPGVGAFDPAMNNLINTDLITDLKNWIKSGKSFFGICLGLQLLFESSDEGKVKGLGILKGKIQKIPNIVNQRIPHMGWCQLLPTKKNTLFGIEELNNWVYFVHSYHAIPDDLNIIAAQVDYGSEKLTAMIENDNLLACQFHPEKSGKTGEKLLRRWLSNIQ; translated from the coding sequence TTGCATAAAATTGGACTAATAGACTATGGAATGGGTAATATTCATTCTGTAACAAAATCTCTAGAAAGTCTTGGAGAAGAAATTATATTAATTAAAAACTTTAATGATTCCAAGCTTTGTAAGGCGATAATACTTCCAGGAGTTGGAGCATTTGATCCAGCGATGAATAATCTCATAAATACAGATTTGATAACTGATTTGAAAAATTGGATTAAAAGTGGGAAATCCTTTTTTGGGATATGTTTAGGTCTCCAACTCCTTTTTGAATCTAGTGATGAAGGAAAAGTTAAAGGGCTGGGAATTTTAAAAGGGAAAATACAAAAAATACCCAATATTGTTAATCAAAGAATCCCACACATGGGTTGGTGCCAACTTTTACCTACGAAAAAAAATACTTTATTTGGGATTGAAGAATTAAATAATTGGGTCTATTTTGTACATTCGTATCATGCAATCCCAGATGACTTAAATATTATTGCAGCTCAGGTTGATTATGGTTCTGAGAAATTAACTGCAATGATAGAGAATGATAATTTATTGGCCTGTCAATTTCATCCGGAAAAATCTGGAAAAACCGGTGAAAAACTTTTGAGAAGATGGCTGAGTAATATTCAATAA
- the rsmD gene encoding 16S rRNA (guanine(966)-N(2))-methyltransferase RsmD produces MKTNLRLIGGKKLQSPNNSYTRPTTLRVREAIFNILNKRVENSNWLDLFSGTGAISCEAYNHGASKIIAIEKNKINSKICLENLLSLENIENRRNDIEVICKDVLKWTKPNYERKISSRNMDLNKLKFDFVYLDPPYDVDFHELVLNQLFNSNLLKKDSTIICEHSPNLFIKKSTLWETIDVRNYGQSRLTFLINVQHS; encoded by the coding sequence ATGAAGACTAATTTAAGATTAATAGGTGGTAAAAAACTCCAAAGTCCAAATAATTCTTATACCAGACCTACAACTTTGAGAGTGAGAGAGGCCATATTTAATATATTGAACAAAAGAGTTGAAAATAGTAACTGGTTAGATTTATTTAGTGGAACAGGAGCTATATCTTGTGAAGCCTATAATCATGGGGCAAGCAAAATAATTGCAATCGAAAAAAACAAGATCAACTCAAAAATTTGCTTAGAAAATTTGCTCTCCTTGGAGAATATAGAGAATAGGAGAAATGATATCGAAGTTATTTGTAAAGACGTTTTGAAATGGACAAAACCTAATTATGAGAGAAAAATATCATCTAGAAATATGGATTTAAATAAATTAAAATTTGATTTTGTTTATCTAGATCCTCCATATGATGTTGATTTCCATGAATTAGTCTTAAATCAATTATTTAATTCTAATCTTTTAAAAAAAGATTCAACAATTATTTGTGAACATTCTCCAAACCTTTTTATTAAAAAAAGTACTTTGTGGGAAACTATAGATGTAAGAAATTATGGGCAGTCAAGATTAACATTTTTAATCAATGTCCAGCATTCCTGA
- a CDS encoding GuaB3 family IMP dehydrogenase-related protein: protein MNIELGLNKKVRRAYGIDEIALVPGNRTLDYDLTDPSWSIGDFKREVPIVASAMDSVVDVNTAAELTKLGSLGVINMEGIQTRYENPDEILNQIASVGKNDFVPLMQKIYSEPVKEGLIVQRINEVKEKGGIAAFSGTPQAAIKFKETLNNSKIDLFFLQGTVVSTEHLGMEGKETLNIKDLCQFMNVPVVAGNCVTYEVAKLLMDAGVAGLMVGIGPGAACTSRGVLGIGIPQATAIADCSAARNDYFKESGRYIPIIGDGGIVTGGDICKCLACGADAVMIGSPIAKSSNAPGKGFHWGMATPSPVLPRGTRIEVGSTGSLERIIKGPALLDDGTHNLLGAIRTSMSTLGAKNIKEMQEVEIVIAPSLLTEGKVYQKAQQLGMGK, encoded by the coding sequence GTGAATATTGAACTTGGTTTAAATAAAAAAGTCAGACGGGCTTATGGCATCGATGAAATAGCTTTAGTCCCTGGTAATAGAACACTTGATTACGATTTGACTGATCCTTCTTGGTCAATAGGTGATTTCAAAAGAGAAGTCCCGATAGTCGCTAGTGCCATGGACAGTGTTGTCGATGTCAATACGGCAGCAGAGCTAACAAAATTAGGTTCCCTAGGGGTTATTAATATGGAGGGCATACAAACACGATATGAAAACCCTGATGAAATATTGAACCAAATAGCATCAGTCGGGAAGAATGATTTTGTTCCATTAATGCAGAAAATATATAGTGAACCGGTCAAGGAGGGATTGATTGTACAAAGAATAAATGAGGTGAAAGAAAAAGGAGGTATAGCTGCTTTTAGTGGGACTCCTCAAGCTGCTATTAAGTTTAAAGAAACACTTAATAATTCCAAAATAGATTTATTTTTTCTTCAAGGAACAGTTGTCTCCACTGAACATCTTGGTATGGAAGGTAAGGAAACCCTAAATATTAAAGATCTCTGTCAATTTATGAATGTTCCAGTTGTAGCGGGTAATTGTGTCACTTATGAAGTTGCAAAACTTCTAATGGATGCTGGAGTTGCAGGATTGATGGTTGGGATAGGACCTGGAGCGGCATGTACATCAAGAGGAGTATTGGGAATTGGAATCCCTCAAGCAACCGCAATTGCTGATTGTAGTGCGGCAAGAAATGATTACTTTAAAGAAAGTGGTCGTTATATTCCAATTATTGGTGATGGAGGAATTGTTACTGGCGGAGATATTTGTAAATGTTTAGCATGTGGAGCAGATGCAGTAATGATTGGATCCCCAATCGCTAAATCCTCAAACGCTCCAGGTAAAGGATTTCACTGGGGTATGGCCACTCCAAGTCCAGTATTGCCAAGGGGTACAAGAATTGAAGTTGGTTCTACAGGATCCTTAGAAAGAATAATTAAAGGTCCTGCCTTACTTGATGATGGTACACATAACTTATTAGGAGCCATTAGAACCTCAATGAGTACTCTTGGGGCAAAAAATATTAAAGAAATGCAAGAAGTTGAAATAGTTATCGCACCATCGCTTCTTACTGAGGGTAAGGTTTATCAAAAAGCTCAGCAGCTTGGGATGGGTAAGTAG
- a CDS encoding cytochrome c, whose translation MSTSSSTAAERDFKREFLKIVFVLFGVLLICFSIFLVNHHENNKYIIETLELNGSAEEGDALFKINCVGCHGITARGLVGPDLHSITQRLNDKEIIKQVTGGLTPPMPSFEIDPVNMSNLLKYLHSL comes from the coding sequence GTGTCAACATCTTCATCAACTGCAGCAGAAAGAGACTTTAAGAGAGAATTCTTAAAAATTGTTTTTGTTTTATTTGGAGTTTTATTGATTTGTTTTTCAATATTTCTCGTAAATCATCATGAAAATAATAAATATATTATTGAAACTCTTGAGCTTAATGGCTCTGCTGAGGAAGGAGATGCTCTTTTTAAGATAAATTGTGTCGGATGTCATGGAATTACAGCAAGAGGATTAGTGGGCCCAGACTTACACTCAATAACACAACGTTTGAATGATAAAGAGATAATAAAACAAGTTACTGGAGGCCTGACTCCTCCTATGCCGAGTTTTGAAATTGATCCTGTAAATATGTCCAATTTATTAAAATATCTTCACAGCCTTTAA
- a CDS encoding RNA methyltransferase produces MILGKNFSNLKVILVEPNGPLNVGSVARLCSNFDVDELRIVSPKCDIFSLEAKKMALKGQKFLKHCKIFDDLQKAIFDCDLVLASCGRIDVNKDSFFVSSEDIFDWTLSFKKINNLAIIFGREDRGLTNSELLLANKTFNIPTSQNNPSLNLSHAVSIVLYELNKSFNKNLNNELKVFNLASSREVHYTFLEIEEMLLRVGYLLKHTSKAKISKFKNFILRANTSKHEINVLRGIVHQINWFLNNSKKNK; encoded by the coding sequence ATGATTTTGGGAAAAAATTTTTCTAATTTAAAGGTAATCTTAGTTGAACCAAATGGCCCTTTAAATGTAGGAAGCGTTGCTAGATTATGTAGTAATTTTGATGTTGATGAATTAAGAATTGTTTCTCCTAAATGCGATATATTTTCTTTAGAAGCAAAAAAAATGGCTCTTAAAGGTCAAAAATTTCTTAAACATTGTAAGATTTTTGATGATCTTCAAAAAGCAATTTTTGATTGTGATTTGGTTCTAGCATCTTGTGGAAGGATTGATGTAAATAAAGATTCATTTTTTGTATCTTCTGAAGATATATTTGATTGGACATTATCCTTTAAGAAGATAAATAATTTAGCAATTATATTTGGAAGAGAAGATAGAGGATTAACTAACAGTGAATTGCTTCTAGCAAATAAAACTTTTAATATTCCAACTTCTCAGAATAATCCTTCATTAAATCTTTCTCACGCTGTTTCAATAGTTTTGTATGAATTAAATAAGTCTTTTAATAAGAATTTAAATAATGAATTAAAAGTTTTTAACTTGGCATCGTCGAGAGAAGTACATTATACATTTCTGGAGATAGAGGAAATGCTTTTGCGAGTTGGATATCTCTTAAAACATACCTCCAAGGCAAAAATCAGTAAATTTAAGAATTTTATTTTGAGGGCAAATACATCAAAGCACGAAATAAATGTTTTAAGAGGAATAGTCCATCAAATAAACTGGTTTTTGAACAATTCAAAAAAAAATAAGTAA
- a CDS encoding 5-formyltetrahydrofolate cyclo-ligase, with protein sequence MTIFENKKLERDRFRKLRDGISLNQRENVEKNVRLYIDSLIKGYKNIGYVAIYWPLKNEVDIRSLKKEFTLALPRCEGKKELLFYPWDEKPLTKDFEGILSPNNSSPLSHLQISMIFVPCLSVDKNLTRLGYGGGYFDKLRRDNAWRNVPCIGVLTSNCVSTVPLTRAEWDIPLTGFITEKEIFV encoded by the coding sequence ATGACGATCTTTGAAAATAAGAAATTGGAGAGGGATAGGTTTAGAAAACTAAGAGATGGGATTTCTCTTAATCAAAGAGAAAATGTAGAAAAAAATGTAAGGTTATATATTGATTCATTAATTAAGGGATATAAAAATATTGGCTATGTAGCAATATATTGGCCTCTAAAAAATGAAGTTGATATAAGAAGTCTTAAGAAAGAATTTACTTTAGCTTTGCCTAGATGTGAAGGTAAAAAAGAGTTGTTATTTTATCCATGGGACGAAAAACCTCTTACCAAAGACTTTGAGGGGATACTAAGTCCAAATAACTCTTCCCCATTAAGTCATTTGCAGATAAGCATGATATTTGTACCATGTCTTTCTGTTGATAAAAATTTAACAAGGTTAGGTTATGGAGGAGGTTATTTTGATAAATTAAGGAGAGATAATGCTTGGAGAAATGTTCCTTGCATTGGAGTATTAACTTCTAATTGTGTAAGTACGGTTCCATTAACCAGAGCTGAGTGGGATATTCCTTTAACGGGCTTTATCACAGAGAAAGAAATATTTGTATAA
- the bchI gene encoding magnesium chelatase ATPase subunit I codes for MPTTKKRRVFPFTAVIGQEEMKLALLLNVIDPRIGGVMIMGDRGTGKSTTIRALADLLPAIDVVKDDPYNSSLVDPDLQSKEVLEKITQGENLESIKKQVPMVDLPLGATEDRLCGTIDIEKALSEGVKAFEPGLLAKANRGLLYVDEVNLLDDHLVDVLLDSAASGWNTVEREGVSVRHPARFVLIGSGNPEEGELRPQLLDRFGMSVEVKTVRDAELRVQVVDQRTSFDDNPDEFSLSVEKKQGELQQKVIKAQEILNSVQMDDDLRLNISAICGELDVDGLRGDIVTNRSARAIAAFEGRTEVQEDDIARVISCSLRHRLRKDPLEQVDSGERVIQAFCKVFDLDEKENLSKFQLSAEA; via the coding sequence GTGCCTACAACAAAGAAAAGAAGAGTTTTTCCCTTTACAGCAGTAATTGGTCAAGAAGAAATGAAATTGGCTCTCTTGTTAAATGTTATTGATCCAAGAATTGGAGGGGTGATGATAATGGGTGATAGAGGGACTGGAAAGTCTACTACAATCAGAGCCTTAGCTGATTTGTTGCCTGCAATCGATGTTGTTAAAGACGATCCATATAATAGTTCACTAGTCGATCCTGATTTACAAAGTAAAGAAGTTTTGGAAAAAATTACTCAAGGAGAAAATCTAGAGAGCATTAAAAAACAAGTACCTATGGTTGATTTGCCTTTAGGGGCTACTGAAGACAGGCTTTGTGGAACCATTGATATTGAGAAGGCTTTGAGCGAAGGTGTTAAGGCATTCGAACCAGGTCTATTAGCAAAAGCTAATAGGGGTTTACTATACGTTGATGAAGTGAATTTACTTGATGATCATTTAGTTGATGTACTTTTAGATTCGGCCGCTTCCGGATGGAATACAGTTGAAAGGGAGGGGGTCTCAGTTCGACATCCTGCGAGATTTGTACTTATTGGTTCAGGAAATCCAGAAGAAGGTGAGTTAAGGCCTCAACTATTGGATAGGTTTGGAATGAGTGTTGAAGTTAAGACAGTTAGAGATGCTGAATTAAGAGTTCAAGTAGTTGATCAAAGAACTTCTTTTGATGATAATCCTGATGAGTTTTCATTGAGTGTTGAGAAAAAACAGGGTGAACTTCAACAAAAAGTTATTAAAGCACAAGAAATATTAAATTCTGTTCAAATGGACGATGACTTAAGATTGAATATTTCTGCAATCTGCGGAGAACTAGATGTGGATGGTTTACGTGGAGATATTGTTACAAATCGATCAGCAAGGGCAATTGCAGCATTTGAGGGCAGAACTGAAGTTCAAGAAGATGACATAGCAAGGGTTATTTCTTGTTCTTTAAGACATAGACTTAGAAAAGATCCCTTAGAACAAGTTGATTCTGGCGAAAGAGTTATTCAAGCTTTTTGTAAAGTATTTGATTTAGATGAAAAAGAAAATCTTTCAAAATTTCAATTATCTGCTGAAGCATAA
- a CDS encoding SufE family protein codes for MENQEKYNNLSRLVEKLKKSDDPKRKYEYILWLGKKLKEPDNEILVEENKVKGCVSEVFVKANIKGGKIFWEGYSDALITKGLLAFLITGLSELTPNEVIKIDKKFIEDTGLRSSLTPSRSNGFLNILLKMQSQANEFL; via the coding sequence ATGGAAAATCAGGAAAAATACAATAATTTATCAAGATTAGTTGAAAAGTTGAAGAAATCAGATGATCCAAAAAGAAAATATGAATACATTTTGTGGTTAGGTAAAAAATTGAAAGAACCAGATAATGAAATTCTTGTTGAAGAAAATAAAGTTAAGGGATGCGTTTCAGAAGTTTTTGTTAAGGCAAATATTAAAGGCGGTAAAATATTTTGGGAAGGATATTCTGATGCCCTAATAACCAAGGGTTTATTAGCATTTTTAATTACTGGGTTAAGTGAATTAACACCAAATGAGGTTATTAAAATAGATAAGAAATTTATTGAAGATACTGGTTTGAGATCAAGCTTAACTCCTTCTCGGTCAAATGGTTTTTTAAACATATTGTTGAAAATGCAGTCTCAAGCAAATGAATTTTTGTAG
- the ruvC gene encoding crossover junction endodeoxyribonuclease RuvC, translating to MRIIGIDPGLARVGYGIIEIENERKILLDCGVIETGKDKKEEDRLYEIFQDLNELINHWNPTAAAVEKFFFYRSSTTISVVQARGVIMMVLASKKINVSEYSPAQIKLTIAGSGKASKKDILDAVMYNLDLDKPPKPDDSADALAIALTKLNEDGFN from the coding sequence GTGAGAATAATTGGGATTGACCCTGGATTAGCTAGAGTTGGTTATGGAATAATTGAGATAGAAAATGAAAGAAAGATATTATTAGATTGCGGTGTTATTGAGACAGGTAAAGATAAAAAAGAAGAAGATAGACTTTATGAGATATTCCAAGATCTTAATGAATTAATAAATCATTGGAACCCAACTGCAGCGGCAGTAGAAAAATTTTTCTTTTACAGGTCAAGCACTACTATTAGTGTGGTGCAGGCCAGAGGCGTGATTATGATGGTATTGGCCTCTAAAAAAATTAATGTTAGTGAGTACTCACCTGCTCAGATAAAATTAACAATTGCTGGGTCTGGAAAGGCATCTAAGAAAGATATTCTTGATGCTGTTATGTATAACTTAGATCTTGACAAACCTCCTAAACCTGATGATTCAGCAGATGCATTGGCTATAGCACTTACAAAACTAAATGAAGATGGCTTTAACTGA
- the petG gene encoding cytochrome b6-f complex subunit V, which produces MIEPLLCGIVLGLVPITLLGLFVSAWNQYRRGSGMLDID; this is translated from the coding sequence ATGATCGAGCCTCTTCTATGTGGAATTGTTTTAGGTTTAGTTCCAATAACTCTTCTAGGATTATTCGTAAGTGCATGGAATCAATACAGAAGGGGTTCAGGAATGCTGGACATTGATTAA
- the trxA gene encoding thioredoxin, translating into MSSAPAVTDSSFDKDVLQSDLPVLVDFWAPWCGPCRMVAPVVEEISKDFEGKIKVFKLNTDENPNVASQYGIRSIPTLMIFKGGQKVDTVVGAVPKATLSSTLTKHL; encoded by the coding sequence ATGTCATCAGCTCCAGCCGTAACTGATTCTTCATTTGACAAAGATGTACTGCAAAGTGATCTACCAGTATTGGTTGATTTTTGGGCACCATGGTGTGGTCCATGTAGGATGGTCGCTCCAGTTGTAGAAGAAATCTCAAAAGACTTTGAAGGGAAGATTAAAGTTTTTAAATTGAACACAGATGAGAATCCAAATGTAGCCAGTCAATACGGAATTAGAAGTATTCCTACATTAATGATCTTTAAAGGAGGTCAAAAGGTTGATACTGTTGTTGGTGCTGTGCCAAAAGCAACTCTTTCAAGCACTTTAACTAAGCATTTATAA